Within the Mustela lutreola isolate mMusLut2 chromosome 2, mMusLut2.pri, whole genome shotgun sequence genome, the region ccttttaaaaatgagcaagcTGAGATTCAGAAAGGTCaagtaacttgcttaaggtcacTCAGCCAGTAAAGAACTGGCCTGTTGTTTTGATATAAGACTCCTTGCCTCCTAATACTTAAATAAAGTTTGCAGCCACAGGAGGGATAGGAGATTTCATTAGGGCAGGGGAGCACAGGTTTAATTTTGGAAGATGGCTTATAGAACATGGGGGTACTTTGAGGGAGGGCAGTACGGGGTAGGGGAAAAGCAAGGAACACTTTCCCTTTGGTTAGCCAAAGAGTTACAGAAGTTTGGgagaatggggagagggaggcctAAGAGATCAGTGGGGAAAAAGGGTCATAGGGCAAGAAGTAGGTGGCCTGCTTTTGTTATTTATCAGATTCATCTCTTGCCATTCCTAAGTTACATTATTAGGACAATAATGTGGAGGTCTCCCTCGCTACAGCACACAGTGCTACAATTACAAGTGCCCAGAATTTCCACTCTAATATTAGCACCAGGAGAATATGTTCTGCTTCTGGTCAACCAGCTTTTATTCAGTGGACTCCAGGAATcttatatgtatttgtatttccttcattGCTTTGGCTGCTAGGAAGCTCAGAGTCAAATTTGTGGCCCAGTTCTCATAACTGTAAGGGATCTTATGGTATGCAGGATACAGGATTGTATCCttactcttttctccctcccttttcctattACTCCTGTATCTATAtttgtatctgtatctatatctacctATCTAGCTAGCTacattatacatatttatgtaagcTGAATAAAtggtgtatgtgtgcacatgtttgTGCACTTGTATGAAAGTCCAGGTcagattatttattaaatgtgATAATTTGGGAGAAGTTTCAAGGATACCTTCTGCAATCTGACACCAAACTGTTGctcatatttaaattttacttttctaagcatttctagaaattttttgCTTAAAGTAATTACATGAATGCTTAAGAGTGGTATGTTCTCCTCTGTCTCCTGCCTTGTGATCTTGTGCTACCTCAGAGCCTGGTTTTGCTTCAGGGAAGATGGCCTAAGTAGCTTGTACCTGTCCCCACTCCCTTAGACTCTCATCTTTCAACCAAATGATGGACTTTGCCTACTTGtagacacatagacacacagtGTTATCAAAAGACCATGCTCATGTTTTCAGCTCTAAATATATCCGTGGTTCTACTGGAGAGGCCTGGCTTGGTCCTTGTGCATGGAAATTTGGAGAGCTTAGCTCTAACACAGACAAACAGGGGCCTCTAAAGTATGATTTTAGGTTCTTGGTCTAAATAAGTACAGAATTTAATTTTGTGAGAAAGAAGGCTAGTGTTaaacctgtggaaagaaccttattttccatatttgcatttttacttgcctcaaattttattcttcttaggCTCCAtccagtgtttgttttttatgtcCTTGCCTCAAGATTATTTTGAATGGCACCGTCTCCCAAGTTATTAAAGAAAATGCTTACTCATGACCAAAGATCTCAATGGAAGTGCAGTGTTACCCTAATTTCAATGAGGCATTTCAAACATTGACTTTAGAATTTGCTTATCTTACTTCTTGTGTTTAAGTTGCCAGGAAATAAACACAGGGACCCGCCTACACGTGTGAGGGTGCATGAGGAGCTGGTCCTGTACATTCAATCAAGCATTTCCTCTGACCCTCATTTACTTTATCTAAAACTTATCCTCTAATCATTTCATACATATCTGTCTTTTCAACACCACCACAAAATCTTCATGGGCAGGAGTTTTGCCTACTACTTCTCATAGCACCTAGAACATTCTGTGTGTGTAGTACATGAGAAAATTCTCAAAGGAACATTTTCCAAGTAAAATTTAATTCACGGTAACACTTACTGAGCCTCTACTATGTGGGAGGCATGGCGCTTCTTGCTTTGAGGATCATAAAGAAGAACAGGATGTACCTCCTGACCTCAAGGAACTTACTGATAGCAAAACATAGTAAGTTTTCGAATGAGATATTCCTTCTATGATTTGTTTGCTCATTGGAAGTAGAAAGAGACCATGGAAATGTACCTTGTTACCAGGCTATATTGACCCAGGGCCACACTGACTGTGGTTGGACTCCATCCAAAGGCACATTTCCATAGGACAGGAAAATGGGTACATTTTGAGATgacaaagcatgagagaggaTAAGATTTCTAACTATGTGGTTACAGTAATATTTGTCAAAGCATGGTTTGCCAAATACCTGCATCTTAAATATGGCTAAATACAGATTTTTGGGCTTCAACTCAGATCAACTGAATACAAATCTCGAGGAGTGAAGCCATAGAATCCACAAATTCTTCACTCTAACACACTTGCTCAGTTGATTCTGAAGTTTGAAAACCATTGATCAAAGGGTTGGTGTAGTTAGAAATACACCAAGCGGGTCATAATTGAGATGAAACTTACCAGTTTGCTGTTTATCCCCTTTCTCAATGTTCTCCACTCAGTGTTCCTAACCACTATGTACCTTCTGTAATGGTTCTACATTACCTTTAAATATACAAATGCCTTGGGCTATCACATTAGAAATATAAAACTGGGGCAcccgggaggctcagtcggttgagcattgactcttgatattggctcaggtgatgatctcagggtcatgagatcaagccctgcattgggttccatgctgggtgtagagtcagcttgagattctctctctccctctctctctgcccctccctccctctgcttgctctctctcttaaaaaaagagagaaataaaaaactaaattgtAGAGGGTGAagatcatttatctttttccaattGAAGCACTCAGAGAGAAGAATCAAACTGTACTATCATCCACGCTCATATCATGGATGACTGGATGGACTGTGCTTTCACCTGTGGTGTGGACTGCCGAGGGCAGGGCAAGTACCCATGTCTTCAGGTGTTTGTGAACCTCACCCATTCAGGTCAGAAAGCTCTCCTACATTATAATGAAGAGGCTGTCCAGATAAATTCCAAGGTAATGTAAAGTTCATGTAATGAAGGAGTTCTAATTATAGTCCTCCTTTCTGTGCCAGACTGTCCCCAGCAGAGTGCAGTACCCCAGACCATCTCTAGGGATAAAGCTATTTCCCTCCAGTGAATGCCTTTACAGGATAAAGGAAGCTAAAAGCATTCTTGGAGGAAAAAATGGGGTATATAGAATGGAAAGGAATTATTTCAATTTTGCAAACTGGTGTCTAGAATTTCCCAGCTGAGCCAGTGAACAGAGTCAATTGTGGGCAGTTTTACTTTTGGAAGTCCTACTCCCCATcatataaaaaatgtgaaaatgtactCACAACACATTTTAAATCAAGTAAACAATTTTtcttatcaaataaatttaaaggattattataattttgattttaatagGTTACTAAATTGGTTCATATGTTTATAGTATTTATTTACACCTAACTATGAAAAAGTTAGCTTGTATTAGATTGGTTAACATGCTATACTTTGTTGTCTTTACTTGGGCACTAATCCATCTGATGATCTCTGTTTCGGATGCAATAATTTTTAAGGTCTCAAACATTTAGGTAGGCCTTAAGCACAGTGCCATGAGTGCCTACTGAGGATGCTAAAAAATCTGaagtttttttggaaaaaaaaaaaaatcaccagctgACAGATCCCTTCACTGGTTCTGCCCTCCGCGAACCAAAGCCTATTTAGGAAGGCTTTGTGGGCCTAGGGCAGAAGCCTCAACACACTATCCCTTAGGGAAAGATTTTCTATGGGAAACCAAGACAACTAGGGTAGAGGTGTTCATAGGTTGAAAGCACATAGTGAGCTCAACAGATATTTTTTGAGTGGACAAAGACCAACTGCCTGTATGTGGAGAGAGCATGGTCCTTACGATGCTGGTCACTGCCTCTTCTGCAATGTCTATTTTCTAAGAATCCCTTCCCCCACTTCTGCCTAGTGCCTGGAAATGGCCATTTCACTCTGTGTCCTCCTGTCCACCCTTCCCCATGGGCTCTGCAACAGGTTTCATCACCTTCTGAAATTGAAACTCTCCATGAATAGCTTCGGTTTGAAGCCTTTTCAGAATTAAAACTGTTGCTTAAATGCTTGGTTTCGGGGACAGTGTCCTCATGTTTCTTCCTCCTTCATACTCCTAGTGCTTTTACACACCCAAGTGCCACCGAGACAGGAATGATTTGCTCAACAGTGCTCTGGACATAAAGGAATTCTTCGATCACAAAAATGGGACCCCTTTTTCATGCTTCTACAGTCCAGACAGCCGATCTGAAGATGTCATTCTCATAAAAAAGTACGACCAAATGGTTATCTTCCACTGTTTATTCTGGCCGATGCTGACTCTGCTAGGTGGTGCCCTGATTGTTGGCATGGTGAGATTAACACAGTACCTGTCCCTATTGTGTGAAAAATATAGCCCCCCACACAGAGATGAGGTAGGTGGCAAAGTACCTTATATGGAACAGCACCGACTAAAACTGTGGAGCATGGGGAGGAGCCCAGAAAGAAGCCGAGAAATCTTACAATGGTGGCCACATTAAGGTCTTGGCCTTCGGATGCTTGGCAATTTTTGCGCCTGAGGACCTAATGATGTCTGCTTGGACACTAACCATGTAGAGGCAACTCAAATTAAGTATGATACTTCACAcaggaagaaacatttttaaagagccTCATTATGTAGTCCATCTGTTCTATAAATAACCACAAACTCATCGTCTTTTCCTCTACCCCACATATTCCACGTGAGCCAAGGCAGTGCTTTTGTTCCCTCATGGCAACACAGGCTTCAGGTAGTTGTGCTTGACCTAATTTCGGCTCTCGTGGAACCCGTTGGTGTGGAGTACACGATGAGGGCATCTACCTGCTGACCACTGACTGGCCAGTCTCTTTGTTGGCAACAGAGTTCACctcaaaatatttctcaaaaaaaaaaaaaaatcttagtgaaAATCAAGTCATTCACGATCAAGTTAGGAAGAGAATAATCTGGTAATTTCAAAAAAATGTGGGCTACCATTCTATCTCCCCATTCATGATAAAGGAGGAAAGCTGCTGCCTAGCAAAACCACTAAGTTTGGAGCTATTCATACTTAACCTTGCCATGTACCATGTAATTTTGCTTTCAGCCACATCTTTCTAGTTAATTATGCTTTCCATAAGCTCATTTTATTCTCTGTGTACATTctggtgggagtgggagagacgGCCAGAAATGTGCAGGGAGAGGCTATACTAGATGGAATTGAACATTCATGTCAGATGATGCACACTGTAGATGGGTCCCCCATGGTTAGTCAGCAAATGTCCAAGCTTTAATTAATGACTCAACTATGGTTACTAACTAATGAATGTCACAGGGCTCTTCCAACAAGTGCTTTTCAGAGTTAGCTGAATATGAGTTGAAAAGAGTTTGTTCTGAAAACCAACGTGCCTTAaagtatctttaaattttactaaaaAGTCATATATCATGGACATTATAATGAGACTTTTGAAGCAACTTTTATATGCAGATGTAATCAAAACAGAAAGTTTGCCTCTAAGTCAATATTATGCTTTTTCATATGAATTCAAGTCACAAATAACTAGACTGGATAATTAGAGCAATATTGACttcacaaaaaatagaaaaattaaaaaaaaataaatagaaatcctgTGGTGGGGGGGAAATATTGACTTCACAAGTAATGAACAATTTTggtgctttctcttctttctagtGTGGAATGGTAGAAAAAACACATGTCTCAGAGGATTTTATGTGAATTCGTAGGCCATCATTACAGCTTTTCAGATATGTATCCTTGGGCAATTCTGCTCAACTGCAATGAATGTTCAAGCCTTTCTCTTCTCACTTATAAAATGAGGACAATCTCTTCCTTTATAGGGTTAAGGAATAAACAAGGCAGAGTATATAAAATACCTTGCTCAATTTCTGACATCTAGTAAAAGTCCTCAAAAACattagtagatttaaaaaaaaattgttttctaagtTTCAATGTTTAGCCAGCCTTATCCCTCTtcgggtatatacccaaaggaaaggaaatcagtACCTCCAAGAAACAATCTGCACTCCCCAGTTCAGTGGAGCATTACTGACAGTAGCCAAGGTATTGAACCACcactgtccatcaacagatgaataaattgtgatcctacacacacacacacacacagagaaaacacatATACATGAGGTGTATAtctacacacagtggaatattattcagacttaaaaaaggagaccctggggcgcctgggtggctcagtgggttaagccgctgccttaggctcaggtcatgatctcggggtcctgggatcgagtcccgcatcggactctctgctcagcagggagcctgcttccctctctctctctgcctgcctctccatctacttgtgatttctctctgtcaaataaataaataaaatcttaaaaaaaaaaaaaaaaaaaaaaaggagaccctaccatttgcaatgacatggataaacCCAGAGGGCATtacgctaagtaaaataagccatacacacaaagggaaaaaaaaccctgcatttcacttatatgtggaatccaaaaatgTCAAATACACAGAGGCAGAGTAGGATACGTAGAGTAGGATGGTGATTATTGGGAGTGGGGGAAATGTTGAGATGTTAATTAAAGTGtacaaactttctttcttttttttttttttaaagattttatttatttatttgacagagagaaatcacaagtagatggagaggcaggcagagagagagagagagggaacaggctccctgctgagcagagagcccgatgcgggactcgatcccaagaccctgagatcatgacctgagccgaaggcagcggcttaacccactgagccactcaggcgccccaagtgtaCAAACTTTCTTATCAGATGAATTAAGTCTAGAGATCTCATGTAGAGCATGAAGACAATAATACTATCTTGAATATTGgaatttgctaagaaagtagatttcAGGTGTTCTCATCACACAGATACATAAGATAACTATGTGAGATGATACATTGATAGCTTGATTATAATTATTCGCTATACATAAATTCCAaatcatattgtacacctaaaatatatataaatcttattaaaaagtaaaatggagtCAGCCTTGGTACCTTTCATTGGTTAGCTGGTTGTAGGGGCTAATGTAGGGAACTGTAGGAGAAGATTCCTTCCCACCTTCTCTTGgctaaatgtaatatatatttaaggtcCAGAACATGCCGTTTAAGAGGTTGTGGTAAATTATTTTGTATACCAGACTTTCCTGAAATAAAATAGATGTATGCAcacatattttaaatcattttgcaaATTGAGAGTCTATAGATTTCTTAAGGGCACCTCTCTAGTTATTTCTTAGTTAGTTTGACATGCATCTAACAACATGcaattcttgggatttttctcctAACAAATTCAAAACCACTGATTTAAAACCTAAAAAGTGGAAGTGTGAAACCTGAACTGTTTCAATTACTCCAGTTTTACACTCACAGAGTGCAGCTACTTGGTTCATCTCCTGATCTCATCTCAGGAAAGAGAGACATTATGCTTGGAGAACAAAGTCAATTTAGAACAATGTTAATTCAAAGTCATGCAAACCATTTGGCAATGAAAATTTAAGCAATTACTTGTTGTTAATTGCTTAGAAGTACAAAGTATCAATGCCCACATGTATTACTAGTCCAAGGAAAGCCCAGACTTCCCCTTTGCAAAATTTATGATAACTGAAAGCAAAACCAGTTTGCTTCACCCTAACCTCACTTTTTAGGTTCTGGTCTTTaactgatttgaaaaaaaatctgtctgcatgtacaaacacattcatacatgtaggtatatacatatatttctgcTTGAAACACATAATGCCTTATACGTAAAAGCAGTTAATATTCAAACAGATATGTCTCTCAATATTCATCCATTTACTGGGGCAGAAAAGTTGCCTTTTAAGAATAatagtttcaggttttcaatCAACTATTCTTAGTCATTATTGGTAAGAACTCAAGTTCAGCTAAATTTTGAGTATTAGGAACACTGGTTTGCTTTTAAGTAttcaaaaaaaaggcaaaatataattatcacagtttttgttgttgttgtttaaagtaCATAGTACACTAAGGATTGTTTGGACAcaagtcattttttctttttcttttttttaataaacagcgTGATGTTACAGACTGCAAAGTTAAAAGAAAAGCAGACATTGACAGTTTCTGATGAGCACAAACAGTAAGTGCAGTCACAGGCCAAACTTCTTGCTAGGAACA harbors:
- the KCNMB3 gene encoding calcium-activated potassium channel subunit beta-3 codes for the protein MQPFSIPVQITLQGGRRRQGRTAFSASGRNRNIDHNDGDLPDVHKKLPSSAGEDRAVLLGFAMMGFSVLMFFLFGITILKPFLLSTQREESNCTIIHAHIMDDWMDCAFTCGVDCRGQGKYPCLQVFVNLTHSGQKALLHYNEEAVQINSKCFYTPKCHRDRNDLLNSALDIKEFFDHKNGTPFSCFYSPDSRSEDVILIKKYDQMVIFHCLFWPMLTLLGGALIVGMVRLTQYLSLLCEKYSPPHRDEVGGKVPYMEQHRLKLWSMGRSPERSREILQWWPH